From Eptesicus fuscus isolate TK198812 chromosome 14, DD_ASM_mEF_20220401, whole genome shotgun sequence, one genomic window encodes:
- the NXPH1 gene encoding neurexophilin-1 gives MLKVTCANLTNGGKSELLKSGSSKSTLKHIWTESSKDLSISRLLSQTFRGKENDTDLDLRYDTPEPYSEQDLWDWLRNSTDLQEPRPRAKRRPIVKTGKFKKMFGWGDFHSNIKTVKLNLLITGKIVDHGNGTFSVYFRHNSTGQGNVSVSLVPPTKIVEFDLAQQTVIDAKDSKSFNCRIEYEKVDKATKNTLCNYDPSKTCYQEQTQSHVSWLCSKPFKVICIYISFYSTDYKLVQKVCPDYNYHSDTPYFPSG, from the exons ATGCTGAAG GTCACATGTGCCAATTTAACAAATGGTGGAAAGTCAGAACTTCTGAAATCGGGAAGCAGCAAGTCCACACTAAAGCACATATGGACAGAAAGCAGCAAAGACTTGtctatcagccgcctcctgtCACAGACTTTTCGTGGCAAAGAAAACGATACAGATTTAGACCTGCGCTATGACACCCCAGAACCTTATTCTGAGCAAGACCTCTGGGACTGGCTGAGGAACTCCACGGACCTTCAAGAGCCTCGGCCCAGGGCCAAGCGAAGGCCCATTGTTAAGACGGGCAAGTTTAAGAAAATGTTTGGATGGGGTGATTTTCATTCCAACATCAAAACAGTGAAGCTAAACCTGTTGATAACTGGAAAAATTGTAGATCACGGCAATGGGACATTTAGTGTTTACTTCAGGCATAATTCCACGGGTCAAGGGAATGTATCTGTCAGCTTGGTGCCCCCGACGAAAATAGTGGAATTCGACTTGGCACAACAAACCGTGATTGATGCCAAGGATTCCAAGTCCTTTAACTGTCGCATTGAATATGAAAAGGTTGACAAGGCCACCAAGAACACACTCTGCAACTATGACCCTTCAAAAACCTGTTACCAGGAGCAGACCCAAAGTCATGTATCCTGGCTCTGCTCCAAGCCCTTCAAGGTGATCTGTATTTACATTTCCTTTTATAGCACAGACTATAAACTAGTACAGAAAGTGTGCCCCGACTACAACTATCACAGCGACACACCTTACTTCCCTTCGGGATGA